In a genomic window of Flammeovirga agarivorans:
- a CDS encoding J domain-containing protein, whose product MISYYDILEIPENATKKEIKAAYKRMAKKYHPDKNQENDKASEVFKLVVNAYENLMNDYQRELYDNWLKYQQEIQTSSTEEEFEEEDTEPIISTVQQQKEEDKEILKWASVGAAVFFVIVLSSIFANQYIKHKNIQEQLESEQKAISTVLNYTEKGQYGKALIAARNIENTLQILSDRGDILYDSLMQEVDDASLYFFQNKEYYQVIRLLEEVEKEIGKGMPQELYWRLAVSQFNTQKYEKSIYTFNKLIEKNKFDFKAHMGLAEVYSTGLNEPENAINVLSGAALLTNDYYKDTYGGAYAVVLEAKDVPEDHFSIYILRARLLRTLGRHEEVVRDCRWASRLRPEDYRAYYMLGESLLALGRNGEACSAFEDASNLGHMASSIRKDEICMK is encoded by the coding sequence ATGATATCTTATTATGACATATTAGAAATACCTGAAAACGCTACCAAAAAAGAAATTAAAGCTGCTTATAAACGGATGGCTAAAAAGTATCATCCAGATAAAAACCAAGAAAATGATAAAGCCTCGGAAGTTTTCAAATTGGTTGTAAATGCCTATGAAAATTTGATGAATGACTATCAAAGAGAATTATATGATAATTGGTTGAAATATCAGCAAGAAATACAAACAAGTTCAACAGAAGAAGAATTTGAAGAGGAAGATACTGAGCCAATTATAAGTACTGTACAACAGCAAAAAGAAGAGGATAAAGAGATTTTAAAATGGGCTTCAGTTGGAGCTGCCGTCTTTTTTGTGATTGTATTGTCATCAATATTCGCCAATCAGTATATAAAACATAAAAACATTCAAGAACAATTAGAAAGTGAACAAAAAGCAATTTCTACAGTATTAAACTATACTGAAAAAGGGCAGTATGGTAAAGCATTGATCGCTGCTAGAAACATTGAAAATACATTACAAATCTTATCTGATAGGGGAGATATCCTTTACGATAGTTTAATGCAAGAGGTTGATGATGCATCACTCTACTTTTTTCAAAACAAAGAATACTATCAAGTCATTCGACTATTGGAAGAAGTAGAAAAGGAAATAGGGAAAGGGATGCCTCAAGAACTTTATTGGCGTTTAGCGGTCTCTCAATTTAATACTCAGAAATACGAAAAATCTATTTATACGTTTAATAAGTTAATAGAGAAAAATAAGTTTGATTTTAAGGCACATATGGGTTTGGCAGAAGTGTATTCCACAGGTTTAAATGAACCAGAAAATGCCATTAATGTATTATCTGGTGCGGCTTTATTGACAAATGATTATTACAAGGATACTTACGGAGGAGCTTATGCTGTTGTTTTGGAAGCGAAAGATGTTCCTGAAGATCACTTTAGTATATATATCTTAAGAGCAAGACTATTAAGAACATTAGGTAGACATGAAGAGGTAGTAAGAGATTGTAGGTGGGCAAGTAGACTGAGACCTGAGGATTATAGGGCCTACTATATGTTGGGGGAAAGCTTGTTGGCCTTGGGTAGAAATGGAGAAGCATGTAGTGCATTTGAAGATGCTTCCAATTTAGGGCATATGGCTTCCAGTATCCGAAAGGACGAAATTTGTATGAAATAA